The DNA window CTGCCGCGCCGGCAAGATGACGATGGAGTTTCAGTGCCTCGGACCAAACGGCTGCAAGTCCGAGGCCGGCAAGCTGTCGTGTGACATGTCGTATGCCCGCGATCAGGATCCGTGCACGACCGAGATGGAAGGCAAACACGCCTGCAACCTGGACAAGGGCAGCATCGTGATGTGCAAGGGCGGCAAGTTCGTGGTCGATGAGGAGTGCAAGAGCGGGACGGCGTGCAACGCAGAAGGCTCCATCCGCTGCGAGAAGCCGGAAAAGAAGGGCTGAAGCTCGCTCCGACGCCGGACAAAACAAAGCGAGGGCGCCGTTTCCGACGCCCGACAAAACAAAGCGAGGGCGCCGTTTCCGACGCCCGACAAAACAAAGCGAGGGCGCCGTTTCCGACGCCCTCGACCCACTGACTCAGCGAAGTGCTGCGGTCAGCTCTTGCGGCGCCGTCCCAATGCCCAGGCGGCCAGGAGACCAAAAGCGCCGAACGCAAACGCGGCACCGCCGGCGCGGGGCCCGGGGGAGGTGGCGCAGCTCGCCGAGGCTTCACCCTCGGCCTCGGCCGAAGCCTTGCAGCCGCTGGCATCGCATTTGAAGCTCGAGGTCGCACTGCCGCTCGCGCTGGTGTTGATCGAAGCAGTCCACGCGGTCAGCGCGTCGAGGCACGCTGCAGCGTTCCCGTTGTTGTCGACGTACTCCCCGTCGCACTTCACCGAGCCCTCGGGGCTCTCACACTTGGCCTTGCAACCGCCCTTGAGCTGGCTAGTGCAGCTCGCCTGCAGGTTGCTCTGGCAGTTGACCTGGCAGTTGACATTGGCCTTGGCTTTGCACTGACCGGAGCAACTGGCGTTGCACTTGGCCTTGCAGTCCGGGTACTCGCCCGTACAGCTGCCCTTGCACTCGCCCTGGCAGGTTGCCTTGCACGAGCCCTGACACTTCGACTCGCACTCACTCTTGTTGCCGTCGGACGCACATTTGCTCTCGCACGTGCCCTTGCAGTCGGCATCACAACCGGCCGTGCAGTTGGCGGAACAATCGAACTTGAGCTCGTCGCCGTTGCACTTGGCTTCGCAACCGGAGACGTCGCACTTGCCGGTGCACTCGCCGCTGGCGGAGGCGTTGCACTCGCCGGTGCAGCTAGCCTGGCCCTCGGCGTGGCAGGACGCCTCGAAGCTCAGGTTCGAGCACTCGACGTCGCAGCCTCCCGTAGCGATGGCCTCGCACTTGGCGCTGGCCTCGACGTGGATGTCGCCACACGCCTCGAGCCCGGCGTGAGCGGTTGACGGAACGAGCATGGGCACCGCAAAGGCGGCCGCGCCGATCAGGAAGGGTGCGATGAGTTTGTGCATGATTCGAGTCTCTCCTTGTTCCCTAAGCAGTGAAAAAGCAGGCTGCGGACGCCCCTCTACTGCTACGAAATGGTGCCCAAAAGCTTCCTTCAGGGGGTACGGGCTGGGAGTCTAGCAGGCCCAGGTCCGGGTGGGCCAAGCGCGGACGGATCCGCGTCAGCCATGGGAGCATCCGCTTCATTAGGACGGTCCTCGAGGGCGCCCCATTCAGCCCTCCCACCATCGCCTACACGCGAGGCCGGGGCGTCGGCCGGGTCCCAGGACAGCACGTAGCCGGCCTGCCGCAGCAGCTCGGCCAACCTCGGGAGCACCGAGTAGGTCGCGTCGGCGTGGATGTGAAACAGGACCACGGCGTTCGGACGGGCGCGACCGAGCACCGTGGCGAGCAGGTCCTCGGCCGGCGTTCCCTCCCAGTCCCGGCTGTCCACGTCCCAGAGGTAGATCTCGTACCCGAGCTCGCTCGCGACGCGCTCGACCCTCTTGTCGATGCCCATCAGCGGTGGCCGGAAGAGTTTGCACTCACCATCGCCGGCGCCTCGGCTGATTTCCTCGATGATCCGCGCCTCCGTCATCCAGGGTGCGGTCAGATTGACATGACTGTAAGTGTGATTGCAGACGCGGTGCCCCTCCTCGTAGGCCCGCTTCACCCAGTCGGGACGGGTCTTCGTCCAGCGCCCCGACGGGAAGAACAGGGCGCGGATGCCGAGCTCCTTCAGACGGTCGAGCAGCCTGTCGGCCTGGCGTCGATCGTTCGGACCGTCATCGAAGCTCAAGATCAGTCGCGCCCCCTCCCCTGGGAGCGGCGCGAGGGGCATCGGTACCCGGGTGCGGAAGCTCCACTCGACGGGTTCGGTGCCGGGGACGGAGACCGTGACTCGAACCGGTTTGCCTTGATGCCAACGCCTCGGTCTGAGCTCCACCGCGCTGTCGTCGAGCCAGTGAGTGTCGACGGGCAGGTCGGGCAGAAGCTGCACGAGCGAACCCCGCCACTCGCGGGGGACCTCCGCATCGAAGCGTACGACCACGGGTTCGTCGAGCGCGACACGCTCACCCGTCGGCGCGACGTCGATCACTCTCGGGACGCGGCGCGGAGGGAGGACCACCGGCGGCGGCGCGGGCACACTGACCGAAGCAGCCATGCGCTCGGCAGCGGGCTCACCGCGTGCGCTCGCCTGCGGCAGCGCCGCGGCAACTGCCATGAGAGCAAGCACCCGAGCGATTCGTCGCACGTCAGCCGGACTCTACCCGACCAAGCCCCCGGTCACGAGGCCCGACTCGCCCGCGACTCGGACCCCAATCGCGGACGCGACGCGGGAAATCGCAGGCGAAGGTTGCGAACCCCCGCGTGACGGCAGAGCATCCACCGACCCATGCGCTGGGAGACGGCTCTCTTCGCGACCCTGCTGCTCGCCTGCGAGCGGCGGGCTCCGCCGACGCGCGAGGCGGACGCGACAGGCGACCGCGTCGCGCCGACCGCCCTCGCCTCGGCCAGCCCCGAGCCGAGCGCGCGCGCCGACCGCAGCGCGCAGCTGCAGCCAAGCGCCGCCCCGAGCGCGAGCGCACCGCTCCCGGCCCGACCGGCCCCCGAGCGCTCTCCGCCCAGGCCCGCCGCTCTGCTCGATGGCCCTCCGCGCCCGGCCGAGAAACACGCGGGACTCACCGGTCCCGTCGATCCCGCAAAGGACGTTGTCTGGCTGACTCGCATGGCGACCGCGCCCGTCAACGAAATCACACGCAACCCGGGCGGTGCGACGATCACATTCCGGGTGCGTTTTGCCGATGGCAATCGAGCGGTGTGGAAACCCGAGCAGAAACACTCGGCGTCCAACTATCGCGCGGAGATCGCCGCGTACCACCTCGATCGCATCGTGGGTTTTGCGCGGACGGCGGCCGTGGTCGGGCGCACCCTCGGTTACCCGCACGTCATCGAACACCTCGAAGCGTCCGCTGCAGCTCCGGAATTCATCGAGCGCTTCCGCAACGAGGTGCCGGCGCGCGATGGCAGGGTCGCAGGCGCCATGATCGCCTGGCACTCCGGACGGCTCACGAGCGCCGAGCCACCCAAGGGCTGGACGACGGGGTTGCGCTCAGCCGACGAGGTGCCGAGCGACGTTGCAGGCCGACTCCCAGAGTGGAGTGATCTGGTCGTGTTCGATTTCCTGATCGACAACACCGATCGCTGGTCGGGCGGCAACGTGCTCGCGCTGGGCGGCGGGCCACTCATCTTCTTGGACAACGCAGCAGGTTTCTCGGCGTTGCGAGACAACCACGGCGAAACCACGGAGAAACGCCTCGCCCCCATCTGTCGCTTTCGACGAGCGACGATCGAAACCCTTCGCACGCTGGGCCCCGACGCGGCGAGTGGTGATCGGCTTGGTGCACAGCTCGGTCACTCGCTCGCCAACGACCCCCTCGCCCCGCTCGTGGAAGCGGCACAGCTGCACGCCCTGGACATACGAGTCGAACGTTTGCTCGCTCACGTCGAGGGTTGTGAGAAAGAGCTGGGCGCAGCGACGGTGCTCTCGCTGTGAGCGGCGCGGCGCGGCGGCGGCTTCTAGCGCGCCGCTCCGGAACCTGGGCGTCGCTTTGCCGCGGGTGGTGGAGGTTCGGCGGGCGCGCGCTCGAGCTCGGTGACGCGCCTCCGTGCGACGTCGAGCTCGGCGGCGAGCGTGG is part of the Myxococcales bacterium genome and encodes:
- a CDS encoding polysaccharide deacetylase family protein, with translation MRRIARVLALMAVAAALPQASARGEPAAERMAASVSVPAPPPVVLPPRRVPRVIDVAPTGERVALDEPVVVRFDAEVPREWRGSLVQLLPDLPVDTHWLDDSAVELRPRRWHQGKPVRVTVSVPGTEPVEWSFRTRVPMPLAPLPGEGARLILSFDDGPNDRRQADRLLDRLKELGIRALFFPSGRWTKTRPDWVKRAYEEGHRVCNHTYSHVNLTAPWMTEARIIEEISRGAGDGECKLFRPPLMGIDKRVERVASELGYEIYLWDVDSRDWEGTPAEDLLATVLGRARPNAVVLFHIHADATYSVLPRLAELLRQAGYVLSWDPADAPASRVGDGGRAEWGALEDRPNEADAPMADADPSALGPPGPGPARLPARTP